The following DNA comes from Leptolyngbya sp. BL0902.
TTAGGGCTTGAAATTAGTTTGGCGCTTGATGTTAGCTTTCCGCTTATCCTGAGTGCCAACTTGGAAATCGAACCCAGTTGGGAAGTTTTTGGACGTGTAGAAGGTATTCCGTCAACGCTACAGCCTTTGTTAGGCTCAGGTCAATATTTGCGTGATGGCCATTTACCGGAAGAAGAGAGACTCTCAGTAGTTACCGTTGAACGGGTCTTAGAACGTTTGAGGTGCCTAGGTCAATTGTCAGTAGCTGTAGCTAGTCTTCCAAAGAAGGATGATTGTCTGTACGATCTAGCTCGTTCAGCCAGGAGACCACTAGAGTTTTACCACGTCCTACTGCGCTGGCTATTACGCGAACAGGAGAATCCTAATTTAGAAGCTGTCTGGATTCGCATTAAGGAACCTTTAACCCAACTTTTGGAGAGTCTAATGTCAGAAGAACACGATCGCGTTTCCCGCTACCTCAAACAGGCGGCTCACATTGCGGAGGTGGGTAAGTTGCGCGGTAGTTCGTTCCGCCGCACTGCCCAGGTCGAACCCTTTTCAGAATTCATCAAGGCCGTTCGCGCCCGCAAGGCTCACATGGACTGGGATACGGTTTTTGCAGCCTTGGTACAGCAATATCATAATCGCCTTGATCGCATTCGAGAGCATGGTGTCGGGGCAACCAAGTATGAGCAAATTCATCAATACTACAACGTGCTGAAAGAACTGTTTGTCGAGGTTTATCATTCCCGTCCCGATCGCCTGTTGAGCGATAGCAAAACGCTGGAAGCTGCCTACCTCTTCTTCCTCCAAGAAGCCCGTAAAGAACTGAAGGCTCAATCTGAAACCGAATCCGCACAAGCTTAGGAGCAATCACCATGTCTATCGAAAAACTGCAACCCTTTCTCGCTACCACCTACGAAAACTTTCCCAAAGGCCGCACTATTGGCGCTGTGGTGCTGCGAACCACCCAATCAGAAACCATCTTCCGCACCGAGGGCACGGGGGAACCCATGTGCAGCGAGTACGTGCAGGCTGGGACAACAGATCCCACCACCATTCCCCGCTTGGTGATGACCAAACGCAAGCAGATTGCCCCAGAGCGGCGCAAAGGCCGGGAGTTTCTGCGGGTTCACGATCTCCTGTATCCCGACCCCAAAGGCAACTCTATCTGTTCTCTCAACACCAATGCCCCCTGTGAGATGTGCATTGACTGCTTTCTCTACGGCTTTGCCGCTGGTGGCGAAGGCGCACAAAAAAGCCGGGTGTGGACAGAAGATGCCTTTAGCGTATTGCCCTCGACAGAGTTAATTGGAGATCGCACCATCAACGCCATCTTTGAAACAGGCACGATGCGAGACGAAGAAGGCAAAGCCTCAACTGCTCTCAACACCAGCGAATATATCAAACCCGGT
Coding sequences within:
- the cas7d gene encoding type I-D CRISPR-associated protein Cas7/Csc2, which produces MSIEKLQPFLATTYENFPKGRTIGAVVLRTTQSETIFRTEGTGEPMCSEYVQAGTTDPTTIPRLVMTKRKQIAPERRKGREFLRVHDLLYPDPKGNSICSLNTNAPCEMCIDCFLYGFAAGGEGAQKSRVWTEDAFSVLPSTELIGDRTINAIFETGTMRDEEGKASTALNTSEYIKPGVHFLDIVTFKDVTVDELRYALGNILLTTRYGAVSSRVGRMENQILGIFGGIAELPSSLELVQGIYDQLPTEKREHPLNTGALVTATQAVISTWTNKRGISVQLSATELDELIADVDRHLATDDQAAFLKRLNESYEPMRKVKAASKKKGKGKEQEA